A window of Hemibagrus wyckioides isolate EC202008001 linkage group LG03, SWU_Hwy_1.0, whole genome shotgun sequence contains these coding sequences:
- the lrrc18a gene encoding leucine-rich repeat-containing protein 18, producing the protein MKLSTMAKGKKGGSKGKKITLKMAKKALKVTPEGKRRLDLSNMGIDTFPKCLLKLTDLEEVDLSRNHLKKIPDFIGQLIGVLWLDLHSNYIEQLPKSIGELESLCHLNLCNNSLDSAGLPADIGNLRNLQMLNLGMNRLTVLPPTMSALTNLRELGLFDNMITVFPECIRMLPNLKKINIKRNPIAYAQKDAKDTRATEGMYLVREEDLCKLCLEKCREERQRQERKQLSDQSQRRGRLSGLITPNSVARSNQELWH; encoded by the coding sequence AGCACCATGGCTAAAGGGAAGAAGGGGGGATCAAAGGGCAAAAAGATCACCCTGAAAATGGCCAAGAAAGCCCTCAAGGTGACACCTGAGGGAAAACGACGTCTTGATCTCAGCAACATGGGTATTGACACCTTTCCAAAATGTCTCCTAAAACTGACTGACCTGGAGGAGGTGGACCTGAGTCGCAATCATCTAAAGAAGATCCCAGATTTCATTGGCCAGCTCATTGGTGTGCTCTGGCTTGACCTGCACAGCAACTACATTGAGCAACTGCCGAAAAGCATCGGAGAGCTGGAGTCTCTGTGCCACCTTAACCTGTGCAACAACAGCTTGGACTCGGCCGGTTTACCCGCTGACATCGGTAACCTGAGAAACCTGCAGATGCTCAACCTGGGTATGAACCGACTCACTGTTCTTCCTCCCACCATGTCTGCTCTGACCAACCTGAGAGAACTGGGCTTGTTCGACAACATGATCACTGTGTTTCCTGAATGCATCCGCATGCTGCCCAATCTGAAAAAAATCAACATCAAACGCAACCCCATAGCCTATGCCCAGAAAGATGCCAAAGACACAAGAGCAACTGAAGGCATGTATTTGGTGAGGGAGGAAGATCTGTGTAAGCTTTGTCTGGAGAAATGTAGGgaggaaagacagagacaggaaagaAAACAGCTTTCAGATCAATCTCAAAGGAGAGGTAGATTATCAGGGCTGATCACACCAAACTCAGTGGCACGAAGCAATCAGGAGCTCTGGCACTAG